From Dendropsophus ebraccatus isolate aDenEbr1 chromosome 10, aDenEbr1.pat, whole genome shotgun sequence:
TttcactgtgattttttttttccagctcctCCCCTTGCTTCCCCGGAGGCTATAAAAGAAGGCTTTTTTGGAATGAAGGCTTCTCATTTGCTTTACAGCTTCGACATCATGATGATCCGGATGAAAAATTGTCGGCGTGCTAGGAAGAGACGATCTGGACGACGTTTTTGGGTTCACCCAATCACCTCCTGCTGGATGACCCGGGGTACCTATGCAACCCTTTATGCAGAGACCCCTAGAAGTTCTTTGACTACTTAAGGATGTCGAAGTCAAGTTTTGAGGATCTTCTTCGGCATGTGGGTCCAACCATCCAGCGACAGAACACCAGATTCCGCAGAAGCGTTTCTCCAGAAGAGCGCCTAATGGTTACTTTGAGGTATGCAATTAAATATcccaaaataaattatttttttattttttatttttactcaacctttttttttttctttacagataTCTTGCCACAGGAGAGAGCTTTTCTTCCCTGCATTTTCAGTTCCGACTAGGAAAATCCACCATTTCTGGAATCGTGCGGGACACGTGCAAGGCCCTGTGGGACTCTCTTCGAGAGGACTTCATTCCACATCCTTCAGCACAGCAATGTATGGACATCGCAGACAAATTTTTTGAAGTTACACAGTTTCCCAACTGTGTCGGTGCTGTGGATGGGAAGCACATCCGAATCCAGAAGCCTCAGAACACCGGCTCTCAATTTTACAACTATAAGAAGTACTTCTCAGTCATCCTGATGGCCATAGCTGATGCCCAGTACAAGTTTGTAGCTGTGGACATTGGTTTATTTGGGTGGACCAACGACTCCAGAGTCTTCAAGAACTCTTCTATGGGTAGACGGCTTTACACTGGAACTTTTGGACTTCCTGATCCAAGGCCCTTTCCTGGAACTGATGGACCTCTTGTgccttttgttgttgttgctgatgAGGCCTTCCAGATGTGCGAGAACCTTCTGAAGCCATATTCCAGTCGTGGCCTTAACTACCGCCAAAGGATCTACAATTACAGACTCACCAGAGCAAGACGTTTTGTAGAATGTGCCTTTGGAATCCTGATGGCAAAATGGAGAGTTTTTACCCGGCCCATTCAACTTCAGCCAGATGTCGTGGATGAACTGATCAAAGCTGCGGTTGTACTGCATAACTTTGTGTTATCTAAAGAGCCAATCTCATCAGAGCTTACCGAAAAGGACACCACGAAGATCAACAGTAGCAGTCAACCAGATGAGGGACCAGTTTGCTGAATATTTCCTTTCCAATGTCGGGTGGGTGGACTGGCAAGAAGGAATGATTTGAACTgtactttaatattttttattcttttatttttcagcATTTCTGACCCATGCAGTGGCCAAAGTGTGATGTCTTCTGTTTCATGGGGACTTTGGCTAGAGCAGAGAGTCtgggctcccctctcctctgagTGCAAAGCACTCAGGGGAGAGGGGAGCCCTGACTCTCTGCTCTAGCCAAAGTGTGATGTCTTCTGTTTCATGGGGACTTTGACTAATAAtacaggggagaggggaggcaagACTCTGTGCAGAAGACAAGAAAAATCCACATGATGTCCTGACTTTAATTTAAAATCgacgtaaataaaaaaaaataaaaaattgtagaATAAAATTTTATTCTAAAATCAACAAATGTCAATAGTATAAATACTACAACATTTTTCAACAAACATAACACTGTTTGGATCCATTGTAAAATATTACActccaataaaacattttttaaaacaaaactattttttttttctcaacaacTTTTCCCAACCGATTGAGAAAGTTTTTCTCCTTTAGAACTAGAATACTAGGAGTATCTTTGAAAAGGATTTTCCAATCCCTGTCTGGCCATTGTTGCTCTGTCACTTGCATTGCGACGTACAGATTGGTTTTCTTGACGTGTACGGTTGCCAAAGGGATTTGGCGTTTGAAGGGAATAGGAATCAGAAAAAGATTTGACATGGTGGGTTAGTGATGTGGCA
This genomic window contains:
- the LOC138766391 gene encoding uncharacterized protein, with protein sequence MSKSSFEDLLRHVGPTIQRQNTRFRRSVSPEERLMVTLRYLATGESFSSLHFQFRLGKSTISGIVRDTCKALWDSLREDFIPHPSAQQCMDIADKFFEVTQFPNCVGAVDGKHIRIQKPQNTGSQFYNYKKYFSVILMAIADAQYKFVAVDIGLFGWTNDSRVFKNSSMGRRLYTGTFGLPDPRPFPGTDGPLVPFVVVADEAFQMCENLLKPYSSRGLNYRQRIYNYRLTRARRFVECAFGILMAKWRVFTRPIQLQPDVVDELIKAAVVLHNFVLSKEPISSELTEKDTTKINSSSQPDEGPVC